Proteins encoded by one window of Candidatus Abyssobacteria bacterium SURF_5:
- the murB gene encoding UDP-N-acetylmuramate dehydrogenase — translation MMDDLYEEIRRRIDGVVRRNEPMAKHTSFGIGGPVDIWVEPEHLRDLFVLTDICKERRVACLVVGRGSNLLVGDGGIRGVVINLNQACNRLERKKEAVIAGAGVSLLALAKFALHHGLQGLEFCVGIPGSVGGALATNAGAWGSSIADVVQSVLVYDPGNKEKKWLEKESIKFDYRRSNIAARGIVLEAEFHLRLANPDEISTRMNHYISQRTKSQPLQARSAGSIFKNPPGQYAGAIIERLGLKGRKCGGAAVSEKHANFIVNTGNASAADVLNLINEIKRRAQTEMQVELEEEITTLGEA, via the coding sequence ATGATGGACGATCTGTATGAAGAAATACGCCGGCGCATCGATGGCGTCGTCAGACGAAATGAGCCGATGGCAAAACATACCTCCTTCGGGATCGGCGGTCCCGTGGATATTTGGGTCGAGCCGGAACATTTGCGCGATTTGTTCGTTCTCACCGACATCTGCAAAGAGCGGCGGGTTGCCTGTCTGGTTGTCGGGCGAGGATCGAACCTGCTCGTCGGAGACGGCGGCATCAGGGGAGTTGTCATCAACCTCAATCAAGCCTGCAATCGCTTGGAAAGGAAAAAGGAAGCTGTGATTGCCGGGGCCGGAGTTTCCCTTCTCGCCCTCGCAAAATTCGCCTTGCACCATGGCCTTCAGGGTCTCGAATTCTGCGTCGGTATTCCCGGCAGCGTCGGAGGCGCACTCGCCACAAACGCCGGGGCATGGGGCTCGAGCATCGCCGATGTCGTGCAGAGCGTGCTGGTATATGACCCGGGAAATAAAGAAAAGAAATGGCTGGAGAAAGAATCCATCAAGTTCGATTACAGGAGAAGCAATATCGCAGCCCGCGGGATCGTGCTCGAAGCCGAATTTCATTTGCGTCTCGCAAATCCTGACGAAATCTCGACTCGCATGAACCACTACATCTCACAACGGACAAAGAGCCAGCCTCTGCAAGCCAGGAGCGCCGGCAGCATCTTCAAGAATCCTCCCGGCCAATATGCCGGAGCCATCATAGAACGGTTGGGCCTCAAGGGCCGCAAGTGCGGAGGCGCCGCAGTATCCGAGAAACACGCAAATTTCATCGTGAACACAGGAAACGCAAGCGCGGCAGATGTTCTGAACCTCATCAACGAGATTAAACGGCGGGCACAGACCGAAATGCAGGTTGAGCTCGAAGAAGAGATAACAACGCTGGGAGAGGCGTGA
- a CDS encoding UDP-N-acetylmuramate--L-alanine ligase yields the protein MRWEEKKAVIRTVQKVHFVGIGGIGMSGLAEILLNLGYQVSGSDPQPSPITSRLEKLGAVFYDHHDADNIHGANIVVYSAAIPRDNPELLAAQKAKIPAIPRSEMLADLMRMKPNAIAVAGTHGKTTTTSMIAAILEKADIESTAIIGGILNRKGSNVSWGTGDYLVAEADEHDGSFLKLFPTITVVTSIDAEHLEYYGTIDAIRRAFLDFSNRIPFYGFSVVNKEDVNVRDILPQVRSNLITYAINYPADLEAVSIKTNPPSLQNGVYKLELMETSFDVKNSNANLGPIGVLGRVKVKAAGKHNVLNALAAISVGLGLGMPFQQVSDGLLLYDGVERRLQIKANFNGLLVVEDYAHHPTEISATLDAVSHLGGKRILAIFQPHLYSRTKFFTKEFAQSLLATSKLMITEIYKAREEPMPGVSGLNIVNEARKLGHPDAEFFEDKFAIPDAIEKIMQKGDVILVLGAGDIWKIADGIADRIKRKHRAPSGNSSRTKRPRTSRR from the coding sequence ATGCGGTGGGAGGAGAAGAAAGCAGTGATCAGGACCGTTCAAAAAGTCCATTTTGTCGGAATCGGCGGAATCGGCATGAGCGGACTCGCGGAGATCCTCTTGAACCTCGGATACCAGGTTTCCGGCTCAGATCCGCAGCCAAGCCCGATCACCAGTAGATTGGAAAAGCTCGGCGCTGTCTTTTACGATCATCACGACGCCGATAATATCCATGGCGCAAACATCGTCGTCTATTCCGCCGCTATCCCCCGTGATAATCCTGAACTCCTTGCCGCACAAAAGGCCAAAATACCGGCGATCCCTCGCAGCGAAATGCTGGCCGACCTGATGCGGATGAAACCCAATGCCATCGCGGTCGCAGGAACCCACGGCAAGACAACGACTACCTCGATGATCGCGGCTATCCTTGAGAAAGCCGATATCGAATCGACCGCGATTATCGGCGGCATCCTCAATCGGAAAGGCAGCAACGTTTCGTGGGGGACGGGTGATTATCTTGTCGCCGAAGCGGACGAACATGATGGTTCTTTTCTGAAATTGTTCCCGACGATTACGGTTGTGACCAGCATCGATGCGGAGCATCTCGAATACTACGGCACCATCGACGCGATCAGACGCGCTTTCCTCGATTTCTCAAACCGCATCCCTTTCTACGGCTTTTCCGTCGTTAACAAAGAGGATGTGAATGTTCGCGACATCCTGCCGCAGGTTAGATCCAACCTTATCACGTACGCGATAAACTATCCGGCCGACCTGGAAGCCGTTTCAATTAAAACGAATCCTCCGTCGCTCCAAAACGGAGTTTACAAACTCGAATTGATGGAAACATCTTTCGATGTCAAGAATTCGAATGCAAACCTCGGGCCGATCGGCGTTCTTGGCCGGGTCAAGGTAAAAGCTGCGGGAAAGCACAATGTGCTGAATGCGTTGGCCGCAATCAGCGTCGGACTTGGCCTCGGAATGCCGTTTCAACAGGTCTCTGATGGGCTCCTGCTGTACGACGGAGTCGAGCGCCGGCTCCAAATAAAAGCCAATTTCAATGGGTTGCTTGTTGTCGAGGATTATGCGCATCACCCGACCGAAATCTCTGCAACCCTGGATGCCGTCTCTCATCTCGGGGGCAAGCGCATCCTTGCAATCTTTCAGCCCCACCTCTACAGCCGGACCAAATTCTTTACCAAAGAGTTCGCGCAGTCGCTCCTGGCGACCTCTAAACTGATGATTACTGAGATTTACAAGGCGCGGGAAGAGCCGATGCCGGGCGTCAGCGGCCTGAATATCGTCAACGAAGCGCGCAAGCTGGGTCATCCCGATGCGGAGTTCTTCGAGGACAAGTTCGCTATTCCCGATGCGATCGAAAAAATAATGCAAAAAGGGGACGTTATCCTGGTGCTGGGGGCCGGTGATATCTGGAAAATTGCCGACGGGATCGCTGATCGCATCAAAAGGAAACATCGCGCCCCGTCCGGAAACAGCTCCCGGACAAAACGCCCCAGAACATCCCGCAGATGA
- the murG gene encoding undecaprenyldiphospho-muramoylpentapeptide beta-N-acetylglucosaminyltransferase: MKVVLAGGGTGGHVFPAVAIAEELKRRDPNLQLMYLGKRDSIEERTATQRSIPFRAIQAEGFPRGNLLKKSHALLKMAVGLVQSIAVLSRFRPQVVIGTGGYASMPPVLAASLLRMPSLIHEQNCVPGKANRVCSRFVDVVTVHFEKSRAYFPVKNALVVGNPIRSDFLPQRLETIDKAESKRSLGLSQEKFTVFLLGGSRGAHSLNVAVVDALPHLDPRRFQLICMTGTDDFRWVRDSCERAGINAAVFPFIDDMVRAYGAADVVVSRAGASTLAELAAVGVPAILVPYPHATDRHQELNARVLVEAGAALMMLNGDLRGDSLAEKLLALADEPSRLNAIHTAISQFAMPDAAERVVNLLFELVFQGE, translated from the coding sequence ATGAAGGTTGTTTTGGCTGGAGGCGGGACCGGCGGACACGTTTTCCCCGCTGTCGCGATAGCAGAAGAATTGAAGAGGCGCGACCCGAATCTTCAACTGATGTACCTCGGCAAGCGCGACTCGATCGAGGAACGCACCGCCACTCAACGATCAATTCCTTTTCGCGCGATTCAGGCTGAGGGATTCCCCCGGGGGAATCTTCTGAAGAAAAGTCACGCCCTGCTGAAAATGGCAGTCGGACTGGTGCAGTCGATTGCTGTTCTCTCGCGTTTCCGGCCTCAGGTCGTCATCGGGACCGGAGGATACGCCAGCATGCCGCCCGTGCTCGCAGCGAGTCTGCTGCGAATGCCCAGCCTGATCCATGAACAGAACTGCGTCCCCGGCAAGGCAAATCGCGTGTGCTCGCGCTTCGTGGACGTTGTTACCGTGCATTTCGAAAAGTCCCGCGCTTATTTCCCTGTAAAAAACGCGCTCGTTGTCGGAAATCCGATCCGGTCCGATTTCCTGCCGCAGCGCCTCGAAACCATTGACAAAGCGGAATCGAAACGCTCTCTCGGATTGAGTCAGGAGAAATTCACCGTGTTCCTTCTGGGCGGCAGCCGCGGAGCTCATTCGCTGAATGTCGCCGTCGTGGACGCCCTCCCGCATCTCGATCCGCGCCGGTTTCAACTCATCTGCATGACCGGAACCGATGACTTCAGGTGGGTACGCGATTCCTGCGAACGAGCCGGAATCAACGCCGCGGTCTTCCCGTTTATCGATGATATGGTGCGCGCCTACGGCGCCGCCGATGTCGTCGTCTCGCGGGCGGGCGCGAGTACGCTGGCCGAGCTAGCCGCCGTCGGAGTGCCCGCCATCCTCGTGCCGTACCCGCACGCCACTGATCGGCATCAGGAGTTGAATGCGCGAGTGCTCGTCGAGGCGGGGGCGGCGCTGATGATGCTGAATGGAGATCTGCGCGGAGACTCACTGGCGGAGAAATTGCTCGCGCTCGCTGATGAGCCGTCCCGATTGAATGCTATTCACACGGCGATTTCTCAATTCGCCATGCCGGACGCAGCCGAACGCGTCGTCAATTTGCTGTTTGAACTTGTTTTCCAGGGGGAGTGA
- the ftsW gene encoding putative lipid II flippase FtsW: MRRNPEFSVLMIVTFLLLCFAIIMAYSASAPVGLKTMGDDHYHFKRMIAFVIVGLIAMASTAVIRYETWTRHWYIFYASSIFALLLVSTPMGVQVGEARRSLDIGFTTIQPSEFARLAAVFFLASFCARKAEHLKNFKKGLLPALGAVSVLAGLILAGHDLGIPFTIGVTALLLLFIAGANLRHLLALSGAAFAGLVLMIVLEPYRVQRMLAFIDPWKDPKRYGWQIIQSMAALGSGGISGAGLGQGLQKNLYLPAPHTDFVFSIIGEETGLIGTLSINLLFAVLAVVGVRIALKARNREASFLSLGISFLISSTALINMAVAVDLLPTKGITLPFVSYGGSALLSNMIAMGILMNISRNSQEPAIMDPLLPQRYI, from the coding sequence GTGAGACGCAATCCCGAATTCAGTGTGCTGATGATCGTAACGTTCCTTCTCTTGTGTTTCGCCATCATAATGGCCTACAGCGCTTCTGCGCCGGTCGGCCTCAAGACGATGGGCGACGACCACTATCATTTCAAGCGCATGATCGCCTTTGTGATAGTGGGACTCATCGCGATGGCATCGACGGCCGTCATCCGCTACGAAACTTGGACGCGACACTGGTACATCTTTTATGCCAGCTCAATCTTCGCGCTTCTGCTCGTATCTACTCCCATGGGGGTCCAGGTAGGCGAAGCCAGGAGAAGCCTTGACATCGGGTTTACCACGATACAGCCGTCGGAATTCGCCCGCCTCGCGGCTGTCTTTTTCCTCGCGAGTTTTTGCGCCCGAAAGGCCGAACATCTGAAGAATTTCAAGAAAGGCCTGCTGCCGGCGCTAGGGGCGGTTTCCGTCCTGGCCGGTCTCATACTTGCCGGCCATGACCTGGGCATCCCGTTTACGATCGGGGTCACCGCCTTGCTGCTTCTCTTTATTGCGGGCGCCAATCTTCGTCATCTCCTTGCGCTTTCGGGGGCCGCGTTCGCGGGATTGGTCCTCATGATCGTGCTCGAGCCCTACCGCGTCCAGAGGATGCTCGCCTTTATCGATCCGTGGAAAGACCCGAAACGCTATGGGTGGCAAATCATCCAGTCGATGGCGGCGCTCGGCAGTGGGGGTATTTCGGGGGCGGGACTGGGGCAAGGCCTGCAAAAAAATCTCTATTTGCCCGCGCCTCACACCGATTTCGTTTTCTCCATTATCGGAGAGGAGACCGGATTGATCGGCACGCTGTCGATCAACCTCCTCTTCGCCGTGCTGGCCGTGGTCGGAGTTCGAATCGCGCTGAAGGCGCGGAACCGCGAAGCCTCATTTCTGTCACTCGGGATAAGTTTTCTGATCTCGAGCACGGCGCTGATCAATATGGCCGTCGCCGTAGATCTGCTTCCCACAAAGGGAATCACGCTTCCGTTTGTCAGCTACGGGGGAAGTGCTCTCCTCTCGAATATGATCGCGATGGGCATACTGATGAATATTTCGCGCAATTCGCAAGAACCGGCCATCATGGACCCTCTGCTCCCCCAGCGGTACATCTGA
- the murD gene encoding UDP-N-acetylmuramoyl-L-alanine--D-glutamate ligase → MVRSKGDGEILDNCGNLRTAQPGHAESEMKYMHSLSGKKVAVVGLGLSGIAAARLLSQQKAVVSVTDDKTEKELEAERRSLRRIVKEYHLGGISERLLLDSDMIIISPGVPSDLPQLQEARAAGIMIISEVELAYWFCDVPILAITGTNGKTTTTSLVHHLVTFAGLKAQLGGNIQIPFSQVVNKKPSDAMVLEVSSFQLENIRDFSPFVGILLNITPDHLNRYHSMDEYAAAKFALFKNQSAGDFAVLNQDDEFVAQSAENICSKILWFSLNREVEQGAFLRGTRVVVRYEDREKEILDVSQIPLLGRHNVENVLAAVAAVLPLEIPWTNYARAVKNFKGVEHRLERVREKDGVLFVNDSKATNIDALVKALESFERPIILIAGGRGKGSSYLVLRPLFEKKVRAMVTLGEDAPLLEEALAGIVPITRAATLPEAVSLAATMAHPGDCVLLAPACASFDMFRNYEHRGRVFKETVNKL, encoded by the coding sequence ATGGTCCGAAGCAAAGGTGACGGTGAGATTTTGGATAATTGCGGCAATCTTCGCACTGCTCAGCCTGGCCACGCTGAAAGTGAGATGAAGTATATGCATTCCCTTTCGGGGAAGAAGGTGGCTGTTGTCGGGCTGGGATTGAGCGGCATTGCGGCTGCGCGGCTGCTTTCCCAGCAAAAAGCGGTTGTGAGCGTCACCGACGATAAGACTGAAAAGGAACTCGAGGCGGAGAGAAGATCACTCCGGCGGATCGTGAAGGAATATCATCTCGGAGGAATCAGCGAAAGGCTGCTTCTCGATTCGGATATGATCATTATCAGTCCGGGAGTGCCGTCGGACCTGCCCCAGCTCCAAGAAGCGCGTGCAGCCGGCATCATGATCATCAGCGAAGTCGAACTCGCCTATTGGTTCTGTGACGTGCCGATCCTGGCGATTACCGGCACCAACGGCAAAACAACCACCACCAGCCTCGTTCATCATCTGGTGACCTTCGCCGGACTGAAGGCGCAGCTCGGAGGAAATATCCAGATTCCGTTCTCTCAGGTGGTGAATAAAAAGCCCTCCGACGCGATGGTGCTGGAGGTAAGCAGTTTTCAACTGGAGAATATCCGCGATTTTAGCCCCTTCGTCGGCATTCTCCTGAACATCACGCCCGATCATCTCAACCGGTACCATTCAATGGACGAATATGCCGCCGCCAAGTTTGCGCTGTTCAAGAACCAGTCGGCGGGTGATTTTGCAGTCCTGAATCAGGACGACGAGTTCGTCGCCCAATCGGCCGAAAACATCTGCTCCAAAATCCTGTGGTTCAGTCTGAACAGAGAAGTCGAGCAGGGCGCATTTCTGCGCGGAACGCGGGTGGTCGTCCGCTATGAAGATCGGGAAAAAGAAATACTGGATGTCTCCCAGATTCCCCTGCTCGGGCGGCATAATGTCGAAAACGTGCTTGCAGCCGTCGCGGCGGTCTTGCCGCTGGAAATCCCCTGGACAAACTACGCCCGCGCCGTCAAGAACTTTAAGGGCGTCGAGCACCGGCTGGAGCGGGTGCGCGAGAAGGACGGAGTGCTTTTCGTCAACGATTCGAAGGCAACCAATATCGATGCCCTCGTTAAGGCGCTGGAAAGTTTCGAGCGGCCGATTATTCTGATCGCGGGCGGGCGGGGGAAGGGCAGCAGTTACCTCGTGCTCAGGCCGCTCTTCGAAAAGAAGGTTCGCGCCATGGTGACTCTCGGCGAAGACGCTCCGCTTCTGGAGGAGGCTCTCGCCGGCATCGTCCCCATCACGAGGGCGGCAACCTTGCCGGAGGCGGTGAGTCTCGCGGCGACGATGGCCCACCCGGGCGACTGCGTCCTTCTCGCTCCGGCGTGCGCCAGCTTCGATATGTTTCGCAACTATGAGCATCGCGGTCGGGTCTTCAAGGAAACGGTCAACAAACTGTGA
- a CDS encoding phospho-N-acetylmuramoyl-pentapeptide-transferase, translating into MLYLVFLKLIPYVSGLNAFTYITLRSALAAMTALAVSILAGPWMIAKLKALKIGQQIRKEHVADLHKIHQNKAGTPTMGGLLIIGSVAFATLLWANIFNKLILITLFCMFWLGAIGFLDDFIKMRKKRSLGLTARFKFVAQIILGLGLGVYLYFNPVNAEYGDKVALLFFKNYYISFGVLYILFVVLIIVGASNAVNLTDGLDGLAVGSVIMAALAYTGMSYLVGRADFTRYLFITHVVGAGELTIFLSAVAGAGLGFLWYNAHPAEVFMGDTGALALGGVLGTVAILIKQELLLVIVGGLFVLEAASVIIQVFSYKLRGGKRVFKMAPLHHHFELIGWSEAKVTVRFWIIAAIFALLSLATLKVR; encoded by the coding sequence ATGCTCTACTTAGTTTTCTTGAAACTTATTCCTTACGTTTCGGGATTGAACGCCTTTACGTATATCACCTTGCGGTCGGCGCTGGCGGCTATGACTGCGCTTGCAGTCAGCATTCTGGCCGGCCCCTGGATGATCGCAAAGCTGAAAGCGCTCAAGATAGGCCAGCAGATTCGCAAGGAGCACGTCGCTGATCTCCATAAGATACATCAGAACAAAGCCGGTACTCCGACCATGGGCGGCCTGTTGATCATTGGCTCCGTTGCATTCGCCACTCTTCTGTGGGCCAACATATTCAATAAACTCATCCTTATTACGCTTTTCTGCATGTTCTGGCTTGGAGCCATCGGTTTTCTCGACGACTTTATCAAAATGAGAAAAAAGAGATCGCTCGGATTGACCGCCAGATTCAAGTTTGTCGCCCAGATCATTCTCGGCCTCGGGCTCGGTGTCTATCTGTATTTCAACCCGGTCAATGCCGAATATGGAGACAAGGTGGCGCTGCTCTTCTTCAAGAACTACTACATCTCCTTCGGCGTGCTGTATATCCTCTTTGTCGTGCTGATCATCGTCGGGGCTTCCAATGCCGTCAATCTTACCGACGGGCTCGACGGCCTGGCAGTCGGCTCGGTCATCATGGCGGCACTGGCATACACCGGTATGTCCTATCTGGTCGGGCGCGCCGATTTCACCCGCTATCTCTTCATCACGCACGTGGTGGGCGCCGGTGAACTCACCATTTTCCTGTCAGCCGTGGCGGGCGCCGGATTGGGATTCCTCTGGTATAACGCGCACCCGGCCGAAGTCTTTATGGGCGATACCGGCGCCTTGGCGCTGGGCGGGGTGCTGGGCACTGTCGCAATATTGATAAAGCAGGAATTGCTTCTCGTAATCGTGGGCGGCCTCTTCGTGCTGGAGGCCGCATCGGTCATAATACAGGTGTTTTCCTACAAGTTGCGTGGGGGCAAGAGAGTTTTCAAAATGGCTCCACTGCACCATCATTTTGAGTTGATTGGATGGTCCGAAGCAAAGGTGACGGTGAGATTTTGGATAATTGCGGCAATCTTCGCACTGCTCAGCCTGGCCACGCTGAAAGTGAGATGA
- a CDS encoding UDP-N-acetylmuramoyl-tripeptide--D-alanyl-D-alanine ligase — protein MKTMSLEEMTDLCGGRLIAGASSSPVSGLSTDTRTIQPGEVFLALKGERFDGHAFAEKALEKGAAAVIAERGQLREMQERLPDDGGLIEVGDTLAALHLLAQRYRAMFHIPVIGITGSCGKTTTKDMLSAILNEGGKALKTEGNLNNLIGAPLMLLKLAPEIKAAVIEIASNSPGEIARLSSILNPTGGIITSVGPVHLEGFGSLEGVMNEKCSLAGFIAPDGFLVINHDDIPVERIGSGFKGKITTFGAADSADFYATAVRQDLKNGAEFLVNGREPMTVPVAGLHNILNALAATAAARELGIDFEQIRCGLRRFAGCKMRMEILDLRGITAVNDAYNANPRAMRESISTVMAMPAARRILVLGDMLELGDYAREAHRSLGLFVGQLGPDLLYLMGSFADEVRAGAVDAGLQANRISCFARPEEIATSLREILQPQDLLLVKGSRGMRMERVLHLLNEEG, from the coding sequence ATGAAAACGATGTCCCTTGAAGAAATGACCGACTTGTGTGGAGGCCGCCTGATCGCAGGCGCTTCCTCTTCGCCTGTCTCAGGTCTTTCAACCGACACAAGAACGATTCAACCGGGCGAGGTGTTTCTGGCGCTCAAAGGGGAACGCTTCGATGGCCATGCCTTCGCCGAAAAGGCGCTCGAGAAAGGCGCCGCGGCGGTTATCGCGGAGCGCGGACAACTGCGCGAGATGCAGGAACGGCTTCCTGATGACGGCGGTCTGATCGAGGTGGGCGATACGCTTGCCGCTTTACACCTGCTCGCGCAAAGATATCGGGCCATGTTTCATATCCCCGTCATCGGGATTACTGGAAGTTGCGGAAAGACCACCACCAAAGACATGCTCTCTGCCATCCTCAACGAAGGCGGAAAAGCCCTGAAAACAGAGGGAAACCTGAATAACCTGATCGGCGCACCGCTTATGCTTCTCAAACTCGCGCCGGAAATAAAAGCCGCGGTCATTGAAATCGCATCCAATTCGCCGGGCGAGATAGCGCGCCTCTCGTCGATTCTCAATCCGACGGGCGGCATCATCACCAGTGTCGGACCGGTTCATCTTGAAGGATTCGGTTCCCTCGAGGGGGTCATGAATGAAAAATGCTCGCTCGCCGGATTCATTGCGCCTGACGGGTTCCTCGTCATCAATCATGACGATATCCCGGTCGAGAGAATCGGTTCCGGCTTCAAGGGAAAGATAACAACCTTTGGCGCCGCGGATTCGGCGGATTTCTACGCAACCGCGGTTCGGCAAGATCTAAAAAACGGAGCCGAGTTCCTGGTGAACGGCCGGGAACCCATGACCGTTCCCGTCGCCGGCTTGCATAACATCCTGAACGCGCTTGCCGCAACGGCCGCCGCGCGGGAACTGGGGATCGACTTCGAACAGATCCGGTGCGGGCTCAGGCGGTTTGCCGGCTGCAAGATGCGGATGGAGATACTCGATCTGCGCGGCATCACAGCCGTCAACGACGCCTATAATGCCAACCCTCGGGCCATGCGCGAGTCGATATCGACGGTAATGGCCATGCCGGCCGCTCGAAGAATTCTGGTGCTTGGCGACATGCTGGAACTGGGCGATTATGCCCGCGAAGCGCATCGCTCGCTCGGCCTCTTCGTAGGGCAGCTCGGCCCCGACCTGCTTTACCTGATGGGATCGTTCGCAGACGAGGTGCGCGCCGGAGCGGTCGATGCAGGCCTGCAGGCGAATCGTATCTCGTGCTTCGCTCGGCCCGAGGAAATAGCGACATCTCTGCGAGAAATACTGCAGCCCCAAGACCTCTTGCTGGTCAAAGGGTCAAGGGGCATGCGCATGGAACGGGTGCTGCACCTGCTGAATGAAGAAGGGTAA
- a CDS encoding UDP-N-acetylmuramoyl-L-alanyl-D-glutamate--2,6-diaminopimelate ligase yields the protein MMKLYSLLDELTEKTVTGGADIEITGITADSRKVQKGFLFVAIAGNKEDGHRYVEHALRQGAAAVVGKSVAELPGVVSIAVPDSRKAAALLAEAFYEHPSRQLNVIGITGTNGKSSTLYLIRSILSAAGISSSGIGTICYSVAGTTEAAKNTTPGPIDLSSSLRKALDAGHTHFVMEVSSHALHQFRVEAIRFAVAVYTNLSLDHLDYHANMEDYFVSKRHLFELLSRNPQANCAVISADDARGKDIAAATQTRKLTFGIKNPADICARNIEIGASHTAFLASTPAGDFPVNLKLLGRHSVYNALAAAGVCLGLDIDVSTIKQGLEQLELVPGRFERVSEGQPFEVIVDYAHTPEAIKLLLESARSICKGKLIAVFGAGGDRDRSKRPEMGKLAASISDFSIVTSDNPRSEDPYRIALDIEIGFQKMGKERGQHYLVIIDRREAIEEALATAETGDIVVIAGKGHETYQIFKDATVEFDDKAIARAWLQSMNKPEK from the coding sequence ATGATGAAATTATATTCTCTGCTCGACGAACTGACGGAAAAGACCGTCACCGGCGGCGCCGATATCGAGATAACCGGTATCACCGCCGATTCCCGAAAAGTGCAAAAGGGATTCCTGTTCGTAGCGATCGCCGGCAATAAGGAAGACGGCCACCGGTACGTCGAGCACGCGCTGCGCCAGGGAGCCGCCGCCGTCGTCGGCAAATCGGTTGCGGAACTTCCCGGAGTCGTCTCCATCGCAGTCCCCGACAGCCGGAAGGCAGCCGCCCTCCTTGCCGAAGCTTTCTACGAGCACCCGTCACGACAATTGAATGTCATCGGGATAACGGGAACCAACGGCAAGAGTTCCACGCTCTACCTTATCCGCTCGATCCTCAGCGCCGCCGGCATCTCCTCCTCCGGAATCGGAACCATCTGCTATTCGGTCGCGGGGACGACCGAGGCGGCAAAAAATACCACGCCCGGCCCAATCGACCTGAGCTCATCGTTGAGAAAAGCCCTTGATGCCGGGCATACTCATTTTGTGATGGAGGTCTCCTCGCATGCCCTTCACCAATTCCGCGTCGAGGCCATTCGCTTTGCCGTCGCCGTCTATACCAACCTGTCGCTTGATCATCTCGATTATCACGCGAACATGGAGGACTACTTCGTCTCGAAGAGGCATTTGTTCGAGTTGCTCTCGCGGAATCCGCAGGCGAACTGCGCCGTTATCTCCGCCGACGATGCCCGCGGCAAAGATATCGCGGCCGCGACACAAACAAGGAAGCTGACCTTCGGCATCAAGAACCCGGCGGATATCTGCGCCCGAAATATCGAGATTGGCGCATCTCACACTGCATTTCTGGCCTCCACGCCCGCCGGCGATTTCCCGGTGAACCTCAAGCTGCTGGGAAGACACAGCGTTTATAATGCGCTGGCCGCAGCCGGTGTCTGTCTCGGACTCGACATCGACGTCTCGACAATCAAGCAGGGACTGGAGCAGCTCGAGCTTGTCCCGGGCAGATTCGAGCGCGTGTCAGAGGGTCAGCCTTTTGAAGTCATTGTGGATTACGCGCACACTCCGGAAGCGATCAAGCTGCTTCTCGAGTCCGCGCGCTCCATCTGCAAAGGAAAGCTCATTGCCGTTTTCGGAGCCGGTGGAGACCGTGATCGGAGCAAACGGCCGGAAATGGGAAAACTCGCCGCATCAATTTCCGATTTCTCCATCGTAACCTCCGACAATCCCCGCTCGGAAGATCCCTATCGCATTGCGCTTGACATCGAAATCGGTTTTCAGAAGATGGGGAAGGAGCGAGGCCAGCATTATCTGGTAATCATCGATCGGCGCGAGGCCATAGAGGAGGCGCTCGCCACGGCCGAGACCGGTGATATCGTGGTCATCGCGGGCAAGGGCCACGAAACGTACCAGATATTCAAAGACGCTACCGTCGAATTTGACGATAAGGCGATCGCGCGAGCTTGGCTTCAATCGATGAACAAACCAGAGAAGTAG